One window of the Xenopus tropicalis strain Nigerian chromosome 10, UCB_Xtro_10.0, whole genome shotgun sequence genome contains the following:
- the cyb561 gene encoding cytochrome b561 isoform X1 translates to MENALSQNIGFMPYLVAGSQILGIAVLAITGAWLSQYRGGFSWSGPLQFNVHPLCMVLGMVFLCGEALLVYRVFRHETKRATKILHGVLHVMALVISLVGIIAVFQFHKANGYADMYSLHSWCGITTFSLYILQWIIGFLLFFVPGVAYTYRSRFKPLHEFFGRALFLSSIATSLLGLTEKMFSDYSQRPAEGVLVNTLGVLLVVFGAVIAYILTREEWRRPPLPEEQALSMDFKTLTEGDSPTDQ, encoded by the exons ATGGAGAATGCACTCAGTCAGAACATCGGCTTCATGCCGTACCTGGTGGCAGGGTCCCAGATCCTGGGCATCGCTGTTTTGGCTATAACCGGAGCTTGGCTGTCGCAATACAGAGGCGGTTTCTCCTGGAGTGGCCCCCTTCAATTTAATGTTCATCCACTGTGCATGGTCCTTGGTATGGTGTTTCTGTGTGGAGAAG CTCTCTTGGTATATCGAGTGTTCAGACATGAGACAAAAAGAGCGACCAAAATCTTGCATGGGGTCTTGCACGTCATGGCTCTGGTCATCTCGCTCGTGG GGATCATAGCTGTATTCCAGTTCCACAAAGCCAATGGGTACGCAGATATGTACAGTTTGCATAGTTGGTGTGGGATCACCACCTTCAGTTTGTACATCTTGCAG TGGATTATTGGGTTCCTTCTGTTTTTTGTACCCGGCGTGGCCTATACATACAGGAGTCGATTTAAGCCTCTGCATGAATTCTTTGGCCGGGCCTTGTTCCTAAGCTCCATTGCTACCAGTCTGCTTGGTCTCACTGAAAAAATGTTTTC GGACTACTCACAACGGCCAGCAGAGGGCGTCCTGGTCAACACACTGGGAGTGCTGCTAGTGGTATTCGGAGCAGTTATTGCCTACATCCTGACACGAGAGGAATGGAGGCGCCCACCTCTTCCAGAGGAGCAGGCCCTTTCCATGGACTTTAAGACCCTCACTGAAGGAGACAGCCCAACTGATCAGTGA